A genomic segment from Pyrodictium occultum encodes:
- a CDS encoding phosphotransferase: MQESGCEQLTRIIYELPGLRLTLGVSRGRSCVMGGAGWVEASIGLDVVEADVEESLLGELLASLLLLEPAGIEGDVEAYRLLVSKYLGRVFGEEAGRLRRLLARSFERLYVADIYPAVARMSRLQRIYPWLRIAYSAALQRSSYYSWLRRLLRETVLAGVDTHSRWIPAKLIASKGKSHPLINRLGEAARAIGVLGSFAQQAFLPLLRALPQSLLMESIGQKPHPLTSDPLLLARLDSARLATKLVSFEDQLYAITGVKRLLDSLKLRRKSIVRSVLVLGTGDFKPAVVKRYIDLSAVKWIVASVASLPLPKPRLRPLARLDAEYYYNRLLAEKGFHVPHPLLVDPRRRLAAYSYIEGSDLIALLQRDPAPEPYREAGRLLARLHRSGVALWDANPGNFVYDGENLYLVDLEQARGLRGIGEAAWDIAMASYYSLIYAPRSGPERAAMIASGYLEAGGGREVLLEAAKYKYMAPFLAAAPPNLLERTRRALLAAAQGNQP; encoded by the coding sequence TTGCAAGAGAGCGGCTGCGAGCAGTTGACGAGGATCATCTACGAGCTGCCTGGCCTCCGCCTTACCCTGGGGGTCAGCCGGGGCCGGAGCTGCGTCATGGGCGGCGCGGGCTGGGTGGAGGCCTCCATAGGCCTGGACGTGGTTGAGGCGGATGTAGAGGAGTCCCTCCTCGGCGAGCTGCTGGCCTCCCTGCTCCTCCTAGAGCCAGCCGGCATCGAGGGCGATGTGGAGGCCTACCGGCTCCTAGTCTCAAAGTACCTCGGCCGGGTCTTCGGCGAGGAGGCTGGGAGGCTCCGGAGGCTCCTGGCCAGGAGCTTCGAGAGGCTCTACGTGGCCGACATATACCCCGCTGTAGCCCGCATGTCTAGGCTTCAGCGCATCTACCCCTGGCTCCGGATAGCCTACTCGGCCGCGCTTCAGCGTAGCAGCTACTACTCCTGGCTCCGCCGCCTCCTCCGGGAGACCGTCCTGGCCGGCGTGGACACCCATAGCCGCTGGATCCCGGCAAAGCTCATAGCCTCGAAGGGGAAGAGTCACCCCCTCATCAACAGGCTAGGCGAGGCTGCTAGGGCTATAGGGGTGCTGGGAAGCTTCGCCCAGCAAGCCTTTCTCCCCCTCCTCAGGGCCCTGCCCCAGAGCCTCCTCATGGAGAGCATAGGCCAGAAGCCCCACCCGCTCACGAGCGACCCCCTCCTCCTGGCCAGGCTGGACTCGGCGAGGCTCGCTACGAAGCTGGTTAGCTTCGAGGACCAGCTATACGCGATAACCGGGGTGAAGAGGCTCCTAGACAGCCTAAAGCTCCGCCGGAAGAGCATTGTTAGAAGCGTGTTAGTGCTAGGAACAGGAGACTTCAAGCCAGCAGTGGTCAAGCGCTATATAGACTTGAGCGCGGTCAAGTGGATCGTGGCATCTGTCGCCTCCCTCCCGCTCCCGAAGCCTAGGCTCAGGCCCCTCGCCCGGCTCGACGCCGAGTACTACTACAACAGGCTGCTGGCCGAGAAGGGCTTCCACGTGCCCCACCCCCTCCTAGTTGACCCGAGGCGCAGACTAGCAGCCTACAGCTACATAGAGGGCAGCGACCTCATAGCCCTGCTCCAGAGGGACCCTGCACCAGAGCCCTACCGGGAGGCCGGAAGGCTCCTGGCAAGGCTACACCGTAGCGGGGTGGCCCTCTGGGACGCTAATCCAGGCAACTTCGTCTACGACGGCGAGAACCTGTACCTAGTGGACCTGGAGCAGGCCCGGGGGCTGAGGGGCATCGGGGAAGCAGCCTGGGACATAGCCATGGCGTCATACTACTCCCTCATATACGCGCCGCGGAGCGGCCCCGAGAGAGCCGCCATGATAGCCTCCGGCTACCTCGAGGCAGGCGGCGGCAGAGAGGTCCTCCTAGAAGCCGCAAAGTACAAGTACATGGCACCCTTCCTGGCCGCTGCCCCGCCCAACCTGCTGGAGAGGACGCGTAGAGCCCTCCTCGCCGCAGCCCAGGGGAACCAGCCTTAA
- the hemL gene encoding glutamate-1-semialdehyde 2,1-aminomutase: MPGERSRSLYEEALGLFPGGVNSPVRAAVKPYPFYVSRAEGPYIYTVDGERLIDYVLAYGPLFLGHRHPRVLEAVREQLEKGWLYGTPTELEVALAKKILRYYHPGGMVRFVNTGTEATMTAIRLARGYTGRKYIVKFNGCYHGAHDSVLVGAGSAAAEYGVPTSLGVPEEVARLTLVARYNDLESVERIMRQYGDQVAAIIVEPVAGNAGVIPPKPGFLKGLRELADRYGALLIMDEVITGFRLGLGGAQEYYGVRGDLTTLGKIVGGGFPIGVVAGPREIMEKLTPSGRVFNAGTFNAHPVTMAAGLATIEVLETGEPYRVAREAASRLVKALEDLISRYSVKATVNHVENMFQVFFVDGDVSSPEDAARSNRELYARLHEELLRRGVFIAPSQMEAVFTSAAHTREVVDETIEALEEAFKRLGEQ, translated from the coding sequence TTGCCGGGCGAGCGGAGCAGAAGCCTCTACGAGGAGGCGCTGGGCCTCTTCCCGGGCGGCGTGAACAGCCCCGTCCGGGCCGCCGTGAAGCCCTACCCCTTCTACGTGAGCCGCGCCGAGGGACCCTACATCTACACTGTTGACGGGGAGAGGCTTATCGACTACGTGCTGGCCTACGGCCCCCTGTTCCTCGGCCACCGGCATCCCCGCGTCCTGGAGGCGGTCCGGGAGCAGCTGGAGAAGGGCTGGCTCTACGGCACTCCTACGGAGCTTGAGGTTGCCCTTGCGAAGAAGATACTCCGCTACTACCACCCCGGTGGCATGGTGCGCTTTGTCAACACAGGGACAGAGGCTACTATGACCGCCATAAGGCTTGCCAGGGGCTACACCGGGCGCAAGTACATAGTGAAGTTTAACGGATGCTACCACGGCGCCCATGACTCGGTGCTTGTGGGGGCTGGGAGCGCGGCAGCGGAGTACGGGGTGCCCACGAGCCTAGGGGTCCCCGAGGAGGTGGCCCGGCTCACCCTAGTGGCCAGGTACAACGACCTGGAGAGCGTTGAGAGGATAATGAGGCAGTATGGGGACCAAGTGGCAGCTATAATAGTGGAGCCGGTCGCGGGCAACGCTGGCGTGATCCCGCCCAAGCCCGGGTTCCTCAAGGGGCTACGCGAGCTGGCCGATAGGTACGGTGCGCTCCTGATAATGGATGAGGTGATAACCGGGTTCCGCTTAGGCCTCGGAGGCGCCCAAGAGTACTATGGCGTCCGGGGAGACCTCACCACCCTGGGCAAGATAGTTGGGGGAGGCTTCCCGATAGGGGTTGTGGCTGGGCCCAGGGAGATAATGGAGAAGCTGACCCCCAGCGGCAGGGTCTTCAACGCTGGCACCTTCAACGCCCACCCGGTTACCATGGCCGCGGGGCTTGCCACGATAGAGGTGTTAGAGACAGGCGAGCCCTACCGCGTCGCGCGCGAGGCCGCCTCCAGGCTGGTGAAGGCCCTAGAGGACCTCATAAGCCGCTACAGCGTAAAGGCTACCGTGAACCACGTGGAGAACATGTTCCAGGTATTCTTTGTGGACGGGGATGTATCCTCCCCGGAGGACGCGGCCAGGAGCAACAGGGAGCTGTACGCCAGGCTCCACGAGGAGCTGCTCCGCCGCGGCGTCTTCATAGCGCCTAGCCAGATGGAGGCAGTGTTCACCAGCGCCGCTCACACACGCGAGGTAGTGGACGAGACCATAGAGGCGCTGGAGGAGGCGTTCAAGAGGCTCGGGGAGCAATGA
- the hemC gene encoding hydroxymethylbilane synthase has translation MKIRVATRGSKLSLAQTRLALEEIRKKHPQVDFELVIVRTRGDVHQDKPFTEIGGKGLFEREVNLAVLEGRADVAVHSLKDVPSEVSPGLVLAMTPPRASPFDVLVTREGAKTLWDLPSGAVVGSSSARRVAMLRRLRSDLVYKPLRGNVDTRLRKLREGLYDAIVLAEAGLQRLGMEVEYWRIPPDVLPPAPGQGIVGVYTLYSRGDLLPLLEDSSHRETMIQARAERAFLAYAGGGCHTPIGAYAWVEGGSLRIHAAAASPDGSKRVDVELKGDPERPAQLGVDAALELRARAAAAGIAL, from the coding sequence ATGAAGATACGCGTCGCCACCCGGGGGAGCAAGCTAAGCCTAGCCCAGACCAGGCTAGCGCTGGAGGAGATTAGGAAGAAGCACCCTCAAGTAGACTTTGAACTCGTGATAGTGAGGACCAGGGGCGATGTGCACCAGGATAAGCCTTTCACCGAGATAGGCGGCAAGGGGCTCTTCGAGAGGGAGGTCAACCTGGCAGTGCTGGAGGGCCGGGCCGATGTAGCGGTGCACAGCCTCAAGGACGTGCCCAGCGAGGTCAGCCCCGGCCTAGTACTGGCTATGACTCCTCCGAGGGCCTCGCCCTTCGACGTGCTAGTCACCCGGGAGGGGGCGAAGACACTCTGGGACCTCCCGTCCGGTGCGGTGGTAGGCTCTTCCAGCGCCCGCAGAGTGGCGATGCTCCGGAGGCTCCGCAGCGACCTAGTCTACAAGCCCCTGAGGGGGAATGTAGACACGAGGCTTAGGAAGCTCCGGGAGGGTCTCTACGACGCTATAGTCCTGGCGGAGGCGGGGCTTCAGAGGCTCGGGATGGAGGTCGAGTACTGGCGTATACCTCCCGACGTGCTGCCCCCGGCGCCCGGCCAGGGCATAGTGGGGGTCTACACGCTTTACAGCCGCGGCGACCTGCTCCCGCTCCTGGAGGACTCGAGCCACAGAGAGACGATGATCCAGGCGAGGGCTGAGAGGGCATTCCTAGCCTACGCCGGCGGGGGCTGCCATACCCCCATCGGAGCTTACGCCTGGGTCGAGGGCGGCAGCCTGCGCATCCACGCTGCGGCAGCGTCTCCGGACGGGAGTAAGAGGGTCGACGTGGAGCTGAAGGGCGACCCGGAGAGGCCGGCCCAGCTGGGCGTGGACGCGGCGCTGGAACTCCGCGCCCGGGCCGCGGCGGCCGGCATAGCACTGTAG
- the cobA gene encoding uroporphyrinogen-III C-methyltransferase, with product MPGCGSVYIVGAGPGDPELITVKGLRLIEQADVVVYDRLVPRELLDHTKPGAELVYAGKKPGAHAMTQEEINRLLLKKACEGKTVVRLHGGDPYVFGRGEEECIYLRSHGVECEVVPGVTSAIAGAAYAGIPVTSRGLASSFAVATGKEAPGKPRRMVRYADIMKSVDTLVVLMGVGTLEKIVEEMLEGGIDPDLPVAVVENASTPRQRVVTGRLRDIAEKARRAGIQPPAVIVFGPTVKLRERLWKLS from the coding sequence GTGCCGGGCTGCGGCAGCGTCTACATAGTGGGAGCGGGGCCGGGAGACCCGGAGCTCATAACCGTCAAGGGCCTACGCCTCATAGAGCAGGCGGATGTTGTAGTGTACGACCGGCTGGTGCCGAGGGAGCTGCTTGACCACACCAAGCCCGGGGCGGAGCTGGTCTACGCCGGCAAGAAGCCCGGAGCCCACGCCATGACCCAGGAGGAGATAAACAGGCTGCTCCTCAAGAAGGCCTGCGAGGGCAAGACTGTTGTGAGGCTGCACGGCGGCGACCCCTACGTTTTCGGCCGCGGCGAGGAGGAGTGCATCTACCTCCGCAGCCACGGGGTCGAGTGCGAGGTGGTGCCAGGCGTCACCAGCGCCATAGCAGGCGCAGCCTATGCTGGGATACCGGTAACAAGCAGGGGGCTCGCCTCAAGCTTCGCAGTGGCCACCGGGAAGGAGGCCCCCGGCAAGCCTAGGAGAATGGTGCGGTACGCCGATATAATGAAGAGCGTCGACACGCTAGTGGTACTGATGGGTGTCGGCACGCTGGAGAAGATAGTGGAGGAGATGCTGGAGGGCGGCATAGACCCGGACCTCCCGGTGGCAGTTGTAGAGAATGCAAGCACTCCCAGGCAGCGCGTCGTCACCGGGAGGCTCCGCGACATAGCCGAGAAAGCCAGGAGGGCCGGGATCCAGCCCCCCGCGGTCATAGTTTTCGGCCCCACGGTGAAGCTGAGGGAGCGGCTTTGGAAGCTGAGCT